AGGGTTTTGCCTGTACCGGGTTGCCCCACTAGCAACACACCTTTGGGAATGCGCGCACCGATGGCTGTAAATTTTTCTGGTTTTTTCAGGAAGGTGACGACCTCTTGCAGTTCTTCCTTTGCCTCTTCGATACCGGCAACATCATCAAACATTACGCCAGTCTTGGCTTCCATCTGAAATTTGGCGCGAGATTTGCCAAAATTCATCGCCTGTCCTGGGCCTGCCCCTGTGCGCCGCAGAATCATCATCAAGGCCAAGATCAGCAGAAAAATTAACAGGAGGTTAGCTAAAAAACCCGCTGCTATACTGCTATCCACCGATGGATTCACGGCAAAGCTCACATCGCTGTCCTTGAGTTGCCTAACCACATCGTCGTACCGATCAAACAAGATGACTTGATAGGGAGCATCGTTTGCAGACTGATTTTTGAGTCTCACCCTAGCAACCCCTTGGGTGGGGTCAATCTCCACGTCACTGATTTCTCTTGCCTTTGCCTTGGTCAGAAATTCACTGTAGCTGAGTGAACGCTGCTCACTGTTGGCATATACGGGAGCACCGATTAAGGACTGTATGGTCAAGAGGCTAATAGTCAGCATTCCCGCGATCGCGGCACGTTTAGAGCGGCGACGATGAACCACAGGCA
The genomic region above belongs to Cyanobacteriota bacterium and contains:
- a CDS encoding cell division protein FtsH, giving the protein MLTISLLTIQSLIGAPVYANSEQRSLSYSEFLTKAKAREISDVEIDPTQGVARVRLKNQSANDAPYQVILFDRYDDVVRQLKDSDVSFAVNPSVDSSIAAGFLANLLLIFLLILALMMILRRTGAGPGQAMNFGKSRAKFQMEAKTGVMFDDVAGIEEAKEELQEVVTFLKKPEKFTAIGARIPKGVLLVGQPGTGKTL